One Ascaphus truei isolate aAscTru1 chromosome 9, aAscTru1.hap1, whole genome shotgun sequence genomic region harbors:
- the LOC142503261 gene encoding olfactory receptor class A-like protein 1, with protein MEIHLLKAFSFLFFIVIGIPANFFIVSKFIYIRIKEKKLLPANIILMALSFINIMVLLTRVLMQALTYMGLESSLNDRHCKVLMFTYRVSRAMTICITCLLSCLQCVLIAPATGKWNYLKQIMSRNVVAIIMLLLGMNMSFYPSSILYGLARSNGTTSPYTLRLAYCNVDFLTYINYIINGLVSVIREILFVGLMTLSSSYMVFVLYQHGKSMKGMRSSDKGQSKTVEYKASRVVILLVAMYVVLYGIDNFMWIYTLTQSYVNADVSDTRLSLAAAFSAFYPFFIFATNPKLQQGFKTPCKNMLLGKENGV; from the coding sequence ATGGAGATCCATCTTCTCAAAGCCTTCAGCTTCCTCTTTTTCATTGTGATTGGTATTCCTGCCAATTTCTTCATTGTATCGAAATTTATCTACATCAGGATAAAAGAGAAGAAGCTTCTGCCAGCGAACATCATCCTGATGGCATTGTCTTTTATTAATATCATGGTGCTCCTCACTCGTGTTCTCATGCAGGCTCTAACCTACATGGGGCTAGAAAGTTCTCTGAATGACAGACATTGCAAAGTCCTCATGTTCACTTACAGAGTGAGTAGAGCCATGACCATTTGTATCACCTGTCTGCTTAGTTGTCTCCAGTGTGTCCTCATCGCTCCAGCCACAGGAAAGTGGAACTACCTCAAGCAAATTATGTCTCGGAATGTAGTTGCCATCATCATGCTGCTCTTGGGCATGAATATGTCTTTTTATCCTTCCAGCATTTTGTACGGACTGGCCAGATCAAATGGTACAACCTCACCGTACACACTACGCTTGGCGTATTGTAATGTCGACTTTCTGACATATATCAATTACATTATAAACGGTCTGGTATCAGTAATACGGGAGATCCTGTTTGTGGGGCTGATGACACTGTCAAGCAGCTACATGGTGTTTGTGTTGTATCAGCATGGGAAATCCATGAAAGGAATGCGCAGCTCCGATAAGGGCCAAAGTAAGACAGTGGAGTACAAGGCCTCCAGAGTCGTCATTTTGCTGGTTGCAATGTATGTTGTATTGTATGGCATTGATAACTTCATGTGGATCTACACCTTGACCCAATCATATGTGAATGCTGATGTGAGTGACACTAGACTCTCTCTTGCTGCTGCCTTCTCTGCCTTCTATCCCTTCTTCATCTTTGCTACCAACCCTAAACTGCAGCAGGGTTTCAAAACTCCATGTAAAAATATGCTACTGGGGAAAGAAAATGGAGTTTAA